One part of the Janthinobacterium sp. 17J80-10 genome encodes these proteins:
- the ubiB gene encoding ubiquinone biosynthesis regulatory protein kinase UbiB: MLMKLLRVLKIGRVALRYGLDHIAMSGLRVRRTAALFSLLFFWRDISAPRGVRLRKALEELGPIFVKFGQVLSTRRDLLPLDIAEELALLQDRVPPFDPDLAIAEITRSLGAHPAQLFASFDRVPVASASIAQVHFATLKDGRQVAVKVLRPNMHKSITEDIGLMYIAAGLVERLWADGKRLKPREVVAEFDKYLHDELDLMREAANGSQLRRNFADSRLLLVPEMHWDYCSSNVIVMERMTGIPISQSERLAAAGVDLKKLSRDGVEIFFTQVFRDGFFHADMHPGNILVSTDPATLGRYIALDFGIVGTLNDFDKDYLSQNFLAFFQRDYKRVAQAHIESGWVPPETRVDELESAVRACCEPIFDRPLKEISFGQVLLRLFQTSRRFNVEIQPQLVLLQKTLLNIEGLGRQLDPDLDLWKTAKPYLERWMQEQIGWRGLVERLKIEAPHYSKLLPQLPRLAHAALSQSAQGGGRDRELLMALLQEQRRTNLLLGVAVYFGTGLIVGVAVMQIYWHWGNLLN; encoded by the coding sequence ATGTTGATGAAATTGTTGCGGGTCTTGAAAATCGGCCGCGTCGCCTTGCGCTACGGCCTGGACCATATTGCCATGTCGGGCTTGCGCGTGCGCCGCACGGCAGCCTTGTTTTCCCTGCTGTTTTTCTGGCGCGACATTTCCGCGCCGCGCGGCGTGCGCCTGCGCAAGGCCCTGGAAGAACTCGGGCCGATCTTCGTCAAGTTTGGCCAGGTCCTGTCGACCCGGCGTGACTTGCTGCCGCTGGATATCGCCGAAGAACTGGCGCTGTTGCAGGACCGCGTCCCGCCCTTCGATCCGGACCTGGCGATTGCGGAAATCACGCGCTCGCTGGGCGCCCATCCCGCCCAGTTGTTCGCCTCCTTCGACCGCGTGCCGGTGGCCTCGGCCTCGATTGCGCAGGTGCACTTCGCTACCCTGAAGGATGGCCGCCAGGTGGCCGTCAAGGTGCTGCGTCCGAACATGCACAAGTCGATCACGGAAGATATCGGCCTGATGTATATCGCCGCAGGGCTGGTCGAGCGCCTCTGGGCCGATGGCAAGCGCCTGAAGCCGCGCGAAGTGGTGGCCGAGTTCGACAAGTATCTGCATGACGAACTCGACCTGATGCGCGAAGCGGCCAATGGCAGCCAGCTGCGCCGCAACTTTGCCGATTCCAGGCTCTTGCTGGTGCCGGAAATGCACTGGGATTACTGTTCCAGCAATGTGATCGTCATGGAGCGCATGACGGGTATCCCGATCTCCCAGTCAGAGCGCCTGGCCGCTGCCGGCGTCGACTTGAAAAAACTGTCGCGCGACGGCGTCGAAATCTTTTTCACCCAGGTCTTTCGCGATGGCTTTTTCCATGCGGATATGCACCCCGGCAATATCCTGGTGTCGACGGATCCGGCGACCTTGGGACGCTATATCGCCCTGGATTTCGGCATCGTCGGCACCCTGAACGATTTCGACAAGGATTACCTGTCGCAAAATTTCCTGGCGTTTTTCCAGCGCGACTACAAGCGTGTGGCGCAAGCGCATATCGAATCGGGCTGGGTGCCCCCGGAAACCCGCGTTGATGAACTGGAATCGGCGGTGCGCGCCTGCTGTGAGCCGATCTTTGACCGTCCCCTGAAAGAAATTTCGTTTGGACAAGTGTTGCTGCGCCTGTTCCAGACGTCGCGCCGCTTCAATGTCGAAATCCAGCCGCAACTGGTGCTGCTGCAAAAAACCCTCCTCAATATCGAAGGCCTGGGCCGGCAGCTCGATCCCGACCTGGATTTGTGGAAGACCGCCAAGCCTTACCTTGAGCGCTGGATGCAGGAGCAGATCGGCTGGCGCGGCCTGGTCGAGCGGCTCAAGATCGAAGCGCCCCATTACAGCAAGCTGTTGCCGCAATTGCCACGCCTGGCGCATGCGGCGCTATCGCAGTCGGCGCAGGGCGGCGGGCGCGATCGTGAATTGCTGATGGCCTTGTTGCAGGAGCAGCGCCGCACCAACTTGCTGCTGGGCGTGGCCGTGTATTTCGGCACCGGCCTGATCGTGGGTGTGGCCGTCATGCAGATTTACTGGCACTGGGGCAACCTGCTGAATTAG
- a CDS encoding sodium:solute symporter family protein, whose product MNYTLISFVVLYLLGTLAIGVWAGTRIKNTSDFAVAGRSLPLIMVITTTFATWFGAETVMGIPAKFVQGGLGSIVEDPFGAGICLILVGAFFAARLYKLNLLTIGDFYRQRYGKGIEVFCSVAVILSYLGWVAAQITALGLVFSVLTNGAMSQTAGMIVGTLAVLIYVVIGGFLAVAWTDFIQMIVLVVGMAIIAVFAADLAGGPGVVLDYATSANLWDFLPPAGFTEIAFFIGAAVTMMLGSIPQQDVFQRVMSAKNAPTARTGAIVGGASYIVFAFVPMFIVAAAVVVMGSDALDLAKNDYQKLLPTFIMTKMPLVMQILFFGALLSAIKSCSSATLLAPSTSFVENILKNLRPGMTDKEQLFAMRGTLIVFAGLVLAYAIAMQGTSIYDLVSGAYQVPLVGAFVPLVTGLYWKRATTQGAIASVACGMGIWVLFLPQVSTLGAHFPGQLAGLIAAFAGMLAGSLAPQALKNRHEASQAPVSLGA is encoded by the coding sequence ATGAACTACACGCTGATTTCTTTCGTGGTGCTGTATTTGCTGGGTACGCTCGCCATCGGCGTATGGGCAGGCACGCGCATCAAGAATACCAGTGACTTCGCGGTCGCCGGCCGCAGCTTGCCGCTGATTATGGTGATCACCACCACGTTTGCGACCTGGTTCGGCGCCGAGACGGTCATGGGCATTCCGGCCAAGTTCGTCCAGGGCGGCCTGGGTTCGATCGTGGAAGACCCGTTTGGCGCCGGCATTTGCCTGATCCTGGTCGGGGCATTTTTCGCCGCCAGGCTCTACAAGCTGAACCTGCTGACCATCGGCGACTTTTATCGCCAGCGTTACGGCAAGGGCATTGAAGTGTTTTGTTCCGTCGCCGTCATCCTCAGTTATCTTGGCTGGGTTGCAGCCCAGATCACGGCGCTGGGACTGGTGTTTTCCGTCCTGACCAATGGCGCCATGTCTCAAACTGCGGGGATGATCGTCGGCACGCTGGCAGTACTGATCTATGTCGTGATCGGCGGATTTCTTGCCGTCGCCTGGACCGACTTTATCCAGATGATCGTCCTGGTGGTCGGCATGGCCATCATCGCGGTTTTTGCCGCCGACCTGGCTGGCGGCCCGGGCGTGGTGCTGGATTACGCCACCAGCGCCAATCTGTGGGACTTCCTGCCGCCTGCCGGCTTTACCGAAATCGCGTTTTTCATCGGCGCAGCCGTGACGATGATGTTGGGCAGCATTCCGCAACAGGACGTGTTCCAGCGCGTGATGTCGGCCAAGAATGCACCCACGGCACGCACCGGCGCCATCGTCGGCGGTGCAAGCTATATTGTCTTTGCCTTCGTGCCGATGTTCATCGTGGCCGCGGCGGTTGTGGTCATGGGTTCGGATGCGCTTGACCTGGCAAAGAACGATTACCAGAAGCTGTTGCCTACTTTTATCATGACCAAGATGCCGCTGGTCATGCAGATCCTGTTTTTCGGCGCGCTGCTTTCCGCCATCAAGAGTTGCTCGTCGGCCACGCTGCTCGCGCCGTCGACCAGCTTCGTTGAAAACATCCTCAAGAACCTGCGTCCCGGCATGACCGACAAGGAACAGCTGTTTGCCATGCGCGGTACCCTGATTGTGTTCGCCGGGCTGGTGCTGGCTTACGCCATCGCCATGCAGGGGACCTCGATTTACGACCTGGTGTCCGGCGCCTACCAGGTGCCGCTGGTCGGCGCTTTCGTGCCCCTGGTGACGGGACTGTACTGGAAGCGGGCAACGACGCAAGGTGCCATAGCCTCGGTCGCTTGCGGCATGGGCATCTGGGTCCTGTTCCTGCCCCAGGTATCCACCCTGGGCGCGCACTTCCCCGGCCAGCTGGCCGGCCTGATCGCCGCATTTGCCGGGATGCTGGCCGGTTCGCTGGCGCCGCAGGCGCTCAAGAATCGCCACGAAGCTTCGCAAGCCCCGGTCAGCCTGGGGGCGTGA
- a CDS encoding FmdB family zinc ribbon protein, translated as MPIYAYRCQSCGFAKDVLQKMSDAPLTDCPECKQPSFKKQLTAAGFQLKGTGWYVTDFRGGAGATSAPATAAAPATPSEPAAAATPSTGTTDTKPASTS; from the coding sequence ATGCCGATTTACGCTTACCGCTGCCAGTCCTGCGGTTTTGCCAAGGATGTGTTGCAAAAAATGTCAGATGCGCCCTTGACTGATTGTCCGGAGTGCAAGCAGCCCAGTTTCAAGAAACAATTGACCGCCGCCGGTTTCCAACTGAAAGGGACCGGCTGGTATGTGACCGATTTCCGCGGCGGCGCCGGCGCGACTTCGGCACCGGCGACGGCGGCGGCACCAGCAACCCCGAGCGAGCCTGCCGCGGCTGCCACGCCTTCCACTGGCACGACCGACACCAAGCCTGCGTCGACTTCCTGA
- a CDS encoding DUF502 domain-containing protein: MRKYFLTGLLILVPLAITLWVLNLVIGTMDQSLLLLPESLRLQMLMMLPEAWRPEAKPPYRIPGLGVILTLLVVLLTGLAARNFIGRRVVVLWESILVRIPVVNSIYTAVKQVSDTLFSPSGNAFRKAVLVQYPHQGSWTIAFLTGVPGGDVANHLQGEYISVYVPTTPNPTSGFFLMMRKSDTVELDMSVDAALKYIVSMGLVMPEPVDKKARKEQPRVGT, encoded by the coding sequence ATGCGCAAATACTTTCTGACCGGCCTGCTGATCCTGGTACCCCTGGCGATTACGCTGTGGGTGCTGAACCTTGTCATCGGCACCATGGACCAGTCGCTCCTGCTGCTGCCGGAAAGCCTGCGCCTGCAGATGCTGATGATGCTGCCCGAGGCCTGGCGTCCGGAGGCCAAGCCGCCTTACCGGATCCCCGGCCTGGGCGTCATCCTGACCCTGCTGGTGGTCTTGCTGACCGGCCTGGCAGCGCGCAATTTCATCGGCCGGCGCGTCGTGGTGCTGTGGGAATCCATCCTGGTGCGCATCCCCGTCGTCAATTCGATTTATACCGCCGTCAAGCAAGTCTCGGATACGTTGTTTTCTCCTTCGGGCAATGCTTTCCGCAAGGCCGTGCTGGTGCAGTATCCGCACCAGGGCAGCTGGACTATCGCCTTCCTGACCGGTGTGCCGGGCGGCGATGTGGCCAACCACCTGCAGGGCGAGTACATCAGCGTCTACGTGCCGACCACGCCGAACCCGACCTCGGGATTTTTCCTCATGATGCGCAAGTCCGACACGGTCGAGCTCGACATGAGCGTGGATGCCGCACTCAAGTACATCGTTTCGATGGGCCTGGTGATGCCGGAGCCGGTCGACAAGAAAGCCAGGAAAGAACAGCCCCGCGTCGGCACCTGA
- the aspS gene encoding aspartate--tRNA ligase: MSMRTQYCGLTTEALLGQTVSLCGWVHRRRDHGGVIFIDLRDREGLVQIVCDPDRADVFKKAESVRNEFCLRVTGLVRNRPEGTSNAGLKSGKIEVLCQELEVLNPSVTPPFQLDDDNLSETTRLTHRVLDLRRPQMQNNLRLRYKVTMEVRKFLDANGFIDIETPMLTKSTPEGARDYLVPSRVNPGNFFALPQSPQLFKQLLMVANFDRYYQIVKCFRDEDLRADRQPEFTQIDCETSFMNEQEIRDMFEGMIRGVFKSCLDIDLPNPFPVMEYAEAMGTYGSDKPDMRVKLQFTELTPVMKDVDFKVFSGAANMEGGRVVGLRVPGGAAMPRSEIDGYTEFVGIYGAKGLAYIKVNEKAKGRDGLQSPIVKNLHDAALAQVLELTGAQDGDLIFFGADKAKVVNDAIGALRVKIGHSDFGKKGGLFDDAWRPLWVVDFPMFEYDEDNQRYVAAHHPFTSPKDGHEDFLETNPGKAIAKAYDMVLNGWELGGGSVRIHRAEVQSKVFRALKIDAEEAQLKFGFLLDALQYGAPPHGGLAFGLDRIVTMMTGAESIRDVIAFPKTQRAQCLLTHAPSEVDEKQLRELHIRLRATEPAIKG, translated from the coding sequence ATGTCTATGCGAACCCAATACTGCGGCCTCACCACTGAAGCGCTGCTCGGCCAAACCGTCAGCCTGTGCGGCTGGGTGCATCGCCGGCGCGACCACGGTGGCGTGATCTTCATCGACTTGCGCGACCGCGAAGGCCTGGTGCAGATCGTCTGCGACCCGGACCGCGCCGACGTGTTCAAGAAGGCCGAAAGCGTGCGCAACGAGTTCTGCCTGCGCGTGACGGGCCTGGTGCGCAACCGTCCGGAAGGCACTAGCAACGCTGGCCTGAAGTCCGGCAAGATCGAAGTGCTATGCCAGGAACTCGAAGTACTGAACCCGTCGGTGACGCCGCCGTTCCAGCTCGATGACGACAACCTGTCGGAAACCACCCGCCTGACGCACCGCGTGCTGGACCTGCGCCGCCCGCAAATGCAGAACAACCTGCGCCTGCGCTACAAGGTCACCATGGAAGTGCGCAAGTTCCTGGACGCCAATGGCTTCATCGACATCGAAACACCGATGCTCACCAAGTCCACGCCGGAAGGCGCGCGCGATTACCTGGTGCCGTCGCGCGTCAACCCGGGCAATTTCTTTGCGCTGCCGCAGTCGCCGCAGCTGTTCAAGCAATTGCTGATGGTGGCCAACTTCGACCGCTACTACCAGATCGTCAAGTGCTTCCGCGACGAAGACTTGCGCGCCGACCGCCAGCCTGAATTCACCCAGATCGACTGCGAAACCTCGTTCATGAACGAGCAGGAAATCCGTGACATGTTCGAAGGCATGATCCGCGGCGTGTTCAAGAGCTGCCTCGATATCGACCTGCCCAACCCGTTCCCGGTGATGGAGTACGCCGAAGCGATGGGCACGTATGGTTCCGACAAGCCGGACATGCGCGTCAAGCTCCAGTTCACCGAATTGACGCCGGTGATGAAGGATGTCGACTTCAAGGTGTTCAGTGGCGCCGCCAACATGGAAGGCGGCCGCGTGGTCGGCCTGCGCGTGCCGGGTGGCGCTGCCATGCCGCGCTCGGAAATCGACGGCTACACCGAGTTCGTCGGCATCTACGGCGCCAAGGGCCTGGCTTACATCAAGGTCAATGAAAAGGCCAAGGGCCGTGACGGCCTGCAATCGCCGATCGTGAAAAACCTGCATGACGCCGCGCTGGCGCAGGTGCTGGAACTGACCGGCGCCCAGGACGGCGACCTGATTTTCTTCGGCGCGGACAAGGCCAAGGTGGTCAACGATGCCATCGGCGCCCTGCGCGTGAAGATCGGCCACAGCGACTTCGGCAAGAAGGGCGGCCTGTTCGACGATGCCTGGCGTCCGCTGTGGGTGGTGGACTTCCCGATGTTCGAGTACGACGAAGACAACCAGCGCTATGTCGCCGCGCACCATCCGTTCACCTCGCCCAAGGATGGCCATGAAGACTTCCTGGAAACCAATCCGGGCAAGGCCATTGCCAAGGCCTACGACATGGTCCTGAACGGCTGGGAACTGGGCGGCGGCTCCGTGCGTATCCACCGCGCCGAAGTGCAGAGCAAGGTATTCCGCGCCCTGAAGATCGATGCCGAGGAGGCGCAGCTGAAGTTCGGCTTCCTGCTCGACGCGCTGCAATATGGCGCGCCGCCGCACGGTGGCCTGGCCTTCGGTCTGGACCGCATCGTCACCATGATGACCGGCGCAGAATCGATCCGCGACGTCATCGCCTTCCCGAAAACCCAGCGCGCGCAATGCCTGTTGACCCACGCGCCTTCGGAAGTCGACGAGAAGCAGTTGCGCGAACTGCACATCCGCCTGCGCGCGACCGAGCCTGCCATCAAGGGTTGA
- the nudB gene encoding dihydroneopterin triphosphate diphosphatase encodes MHKPYKIPESVLVVIHTAELEVLLIERADKAGYWQSVTGSKDTEDEPLLQTAMREVFEETGIRVAPADAAGVPAQGVLPAANLRDWQLSNIYEIYPVWRHRYAPGVVKNTEHVFGLLVPRDAPIVLSPREHVAYAWLPWREAADRCFSPSNAEAILQLPHYRA; translated from the coding sequence ATGCACAAGCCCTACAAGATCCCGGAATCCGTCCTGGTCGTGATTCACACCGCCGAGCTCGAGGTGTTGCTGATCGAGCGCGCCGACAAGGCCGGCTACTGGCAATCGGTGACGGGTTCGAAAGATACCGAGGACGAGCCGCTGCTGCAGACGGCGATGCGCGAGGTGTTCGAGGAAACCGGCATCCGTGTGGCGCCAGCCGATGCTGCCGGCGTCCCGGCCCAGGGCGTCCTGCCTGCGGCAAATTTGCGCGACTGGCAGCTGTCGAATATCTATGAAATCTATCCTGTCTGGCGGCACCGCTATGCGCCGGGCGTGGTGAAAAATACCGAGCATGTGTTCGGCTTGCTGGTGCCGCGCGATGCGCCTATCGTGCTGAGCCCGCGGGAGCATGTCGCGTATGCCTGGCTGCCCTGGCGCGAAGCCGCCGACCGCTGCTTTTCGCCGTCGAATGCGGAAGCGATCCTGCAACTGCCGCATTACCGCGCCTGA
- a CDS encoding long-chain fatty acid--CoA ligase, whose product MNHENASGRASALGLAEWLRRRVVRAPQRPALTCDNVTWTYGELWQRVEQLSAVLAAHGVGRGDRVGHLDFDGPMFFVSQFAVARLGAVFVPLNFRLSAPELAFIINDAGLQLLLAGPSHQGMIDSVRANLACRHYLGLQADAPGWPAVVPRMGQVAAVPPQVAVDPEEVAALMYTSGTTGHPKGAMLTHQNIWSQCLNVVLSKDMVSTDVALGFVPLFHVGGMLAVTLPTLVAGGHVVLQRGFDAGAVLQAIRHYRVTIAFAVPAMLLFMSQHADFAGAELASLRLLSVGGGPMPVPLLQIYEERGIPVQQGYGLTETSATVTFLAAERAADKPGSCGTPGMMTEICLQDFSGQVIAAAGVKGEVCVRSSNVMKGYWNNADASAAAFDQQGWFHTGDVGYCDDEGFLYLSDRLKDVVITGGENVYPAEVESVLYAHPAIAECAVVGAPDDKWGERVVAIAVLKPGAALTLEELRRFAEGSLARYKLPRELHLVTVLPRNAAGKLLKSRLREQIKA is encoded by the coding sequence ATGAATCATGAGAATGCAAGCGGGCGTGCCAGCGCCCTGGGCCTGGCCGAATGGCTGCGTCGCCGCGTCGTGCGCGCGCCGCAGCGGCCGGCACTGACCTGCGACAATGTCACCTGGACTTATGGCGAGTTGTGGCAGCGCGTCGAGCAGCTTTCCGCCGTGCTGGCGGCGCACGGCGTGGGGCGTGGCGACCGTGTCGGCCACCTGGATTTCGATGGCCCCATGTTCTTCGTCAGCCAGTTCGCCGTTGCCCGCCTCGGGGCAGTTTTCGTGCCGCTCAATTTCCGCCTGAGCGCGCCGGAACTTGCCTTCATCATCAACGACGCCGGCCTGCAGCTGCTGCTGGCCGGTCCGTCCCATCAAGGCATGATCGACAGCGTGCGCGCGAACCTGGCCTGCCGCCATTATCTCGGCCTGCAAGCGGATGCGCCCGGCTGGCCTGCCGTCGTGCCGCGCATGGGGCAGGTGGCCGCAGTGCCGCCGCAGGTGGCGGTTGACCCGGAGGAGGTGGCCGCGCTCATGTACACCTCGGGCACCACCGGCCATCCCAAGGGCGCGATGCTGACGCACCAGAACATCTGGTCGCAATGCCTGAATGTTGTGCTGAGCAAGGACATGGTGTCGACCGATGTCGCGCTCGGTTTTGTGCCGCTGTTCCATGTGGGCGGCATGCTGGCCGTCACGCTGCCGACCCTGGTGGCCGGCGGCCATGTGGTGCTGCAGCGCGGCTTCGATGCCGGCGCGGTGCTGCAGGCGATCCGGCACTACCGCGTGACGATTGCCTTTGCCGTGCCGGCAATGCTGCTCTTCATGAGCCAGCATGCCGACTTTGCGGGTGCCGAGCTTGCCTCGCTGCGCCTGTTGTCCGTGGGCGGCGGGCCGATGCCAGTGCCGCTGTTGCAGATATATGAAGAGCGCGGCATTCCCGTGCAACAGGGCTATGGCCTGACCGAGACCTCGGCGACCGTGACGTTCCTGGCAGCCGAGCGCGCCGCCGACAAGCCGGGGTCGTGCGGAACGCCAGGCATGATGACCGAAATCTGCCTGCAGGATTTTTCCGGGCAAGTCATTGCGGCGGCGGGCGTCAAGGGGGAAGTGTGCGTGCGCAGCAGCAACGTCATGAAGGGTTACTGGAACAATGCCGACGCCAGCGCTGCAGCGTTTGACCAGCAGGGCTGGTTTCATACGGGCGATGTCGGCTACTGCGACGACGAAGGTTTTCTTTACCTAAGCGACCGGCTCAAGGATGTCGTCATCACCGGCGGCGAAAATGTCTATCCCGCCGAAGTCGAAAGCGTGCTGTATGCGCATCCGGCGATTGCGGAATGCGCCGTCGTCGGTGCGCCCGACGACAAGTGGGGCGAGCGCGTGGTCGCCATTGCCGTGCTCAAACCTGGCGCTGCGCTGACGCTGGAAGAGCTGCGCCGCTTTGCCGAAGGCAGCCTGGCGCGCTACAAACTGCCACGCGAACTGCACCTCGTAACGGTGCTGCCGCGCAATGCGGCTGGCAAGCTGCTGAAGTCGCGCCTGCGCGAGCAGATCAAGGCGTAG
- a CDS encoding LysR family transcriptional regulator translates to MDRLQSMRAFVRVVEQGGFARAARALNISDTVVTRLVADLENHLGTRLLNRTTRKLSLTETGQAYLERVRQILQDIEDADAIAGAMSRKPAGTLRIYSSMAFGRYQLSTLLPQFAAAHPEIVLDVTYSDRAVDLVGEGFDAGILIGDLQQFDATMIARQLGRAKTLLVASAGYIKKHGEPLQPADLASHQCLNYPFEQVRHHWSLRNEHGAIDVPVVSRVIANSGDLLRDCALADMGIFILPSFAAKDDLSCERLVRILPAYHLDTLPIALVYPSRRLLSSKVRVFVDFMMAQFPDPEADNWLS, encoded by the coding sequence ATGGACCGTTTGCAATCAATGCGTGCATTCGTGCGGGTGGTGGAGCAGGGCGGATTTGCCCGGGCAGCCCGTGCCTTGAATATTTCGGATACGGTCGTGACCCGGCTGGTTGCCGACCTGGAAAATCATCTCGGTACGCGCCTGCTGAACCGCACCACGCGCAAGCTGTCGCTGACGGAAACGGGGCAGGCCTACCTGGAACGCGTGCGCCAGATCCTGCAAGATATCGAGGATGCGGATGCGATCGCCGGCGCGATGTCGCGCAAGCCTGCCGGCACCTTGCGCATCTATTCGTCGATGGCATTCGGACGCTATCAGCTGTCGACACTATTGCCGCAATTTGCCGCCGCCCATCCGGAAATCGTGCTGGATGTGACGTATTCGGACAGGGCCGTGGACCTGGTGGGCGAAGGTTTCGACGCCGGCATCCTGATCGGTGACCTGCAACAATTCGACGCCACCATGATCGCCCGCCAGCTGGGCAGGGCCAAGACCTTGCTGGTCGCCTCTGCAGGCTATATAAAAAAACATGGGGAGCCCCTACAGCCCGCTGACCTCGCCAGCCATCAATGCCTCAACTATCCCTTCGAGCAAGTCCGGCACCATTGGTCATTGCGCAACGAGCATGGCGCCATCGATGTCCCGGTGGTCAGCCGGGTGATTGCCAACAGCGGCGATTTATTGCGCGATTGCGCGCTGGCCGATATGGGCATCTTCATCCTTCCTTCATTTGCAGCCAAGGACGACTTGTCTTGCGAACGCCTGGTCCGTATCCTGCCGGCCTATCATCTCGACACGCTGCCGATCGCACTGGTCTACCCCAGTCGCCGCCTGCTGTCGTCCAAAGTACGCGTATTCGTCGATTTCATGATGGCGCAGTTTCCTGATCCCGAAGCCGATAACTGGCTTTCCTGA
- a CDS encoding endonuclease/exonuclease/phosphatase family protein, whose product MKLRIATYNIHKGVSSIGSRPRIHALKQAVGTLHADILFLQEVQGRHDLLAAKHATNWPEEGQHDFLAGDDAYHVAYGMNAVYDHGHHGNALVSRYPIASFSNQDVSDHAFEKRGILHCVVRWVEAGVDVHCFVIHLGLFAGSRKRQTASLIEAVNELAPRDAPVVIAGDFNDWTNQLSDKLREQLGVCEVFDENISRRGFGTYLRRLAGRGPKMAPARTFPAAMPLLQLDRIYVRGFTVEDAKVLHGGLWSRLSDHAPIVATLHLK is encoded by the coding sequence ATGAAACTTCGCATCGCCACCTATAACATCCACAAGGGCGTGTCCTCCATTGGCAGCCGGCCACGCATTCATGCATTAAAACAAGCTGTCGGCACGCTGCACGCCGATATCCTGTTCCTGCAGGAAGTCCAGGGGCGCCACGACTTGCTCGCGGCCAAGCATGCCACCAACTGGCCCGAGGAGGGGCAACATGACTTTCTGGCCGGCGACGATGCCTATCATGTCGCCTATGGCATGAACGCCGTGTATGACCATGGCCACCACGGCAATGCTTTGGTGAGCCGCTACCCGATCGCCTCCTTCAGCAACCAGGATGTGTCCGACCATGCCTTTGAAAAACGCGGCATCCTGCACTGCGTGGTGCGTTGGGTTGAGGCAGGTGTCGACGTCCATTGTTTCGTGATCCATCTCGGCCTGTTCGCCGGCAGCCGCAAGCGCCAGACCGCGTCCCTGATCGAGGCAGTCAATGAACTGGCGCCGCGCGATGCGCCGGTGGTGATTGCGGGCGATTTCAACGACTGGACCAACCAGCTGAGCGACAAGTTGCGCGAGCAACTGGGCGTGTGCGAAGTATTCGATGAAAACATTTCGCGTCGCGGTTTCGGCACTTACTTGCGGCGCCTGGCCGGGCGCGGGCCGAAGATGGCGCCGGCACGCACATTTCCTGCGGCGATGCCGCTATTGCAGTTGGACCGGATTTATGTGCGCGGCTTTACCGTGGAAGATGCCAAAGTCTTGCATGGCGGCTTGTGGTCCAGGCTGTCTGACCATGCGCCGATTGTGGCAACATTGCACTTGAAGTAA